From the Priestia koreensis genome, one window contains:
- a CDS encoding HAD family hydrolase, giving the protein MIKAVIFDLDDTLLWDQKSVQIAFEETCKVAEERYGVDPSVLEDAVRKEARDLYSSYETYSFTQLIGINPFEGLWGEFSDDHESFQKMKELVPSYRKEAWTRGLQAIGIDDPTFGEELAERFPLERRKHPFVYEETFEVLSQLKGNYQLLLLTNGSPHLQNTKLTITPEIRPYFDHVIISGDFGRGKPDPAIFEHALEKLGIEKEEALMVGDNLMTDILGANRAGIRSVWINRHQKERNEVIPTYEITHLEELLGILA; this is encoded by the coding sequence ATGATTAAAGCAGTTATATTCGACTTAGATGATACGCTCCTTTGGGATCAGAAAAGTGTGCAGATTGCATTTGAAGAAACGTGTAAGGTTGCAGAGGAAAGGTACGGAGTAGATCCGAGTGTGCTAGAAGACGCCGTTCGAAAAGAAGCGCGTGATCTTTACTCGTCTTATGAGACGTACTCGTTTACACAGCTAATTGGGATCAACCCATTCGAAGGACTATGGGGAGAATTTTCGGATGATCACGAATCATTTCAAAAAATGAAAGAGCTCGTACCGTCTTATCGAAAGGAAGCGTGGACGAGGGGTCTCCAAGCGATAGGCATTGATGATCCTACATTTGGGGAGGAACTAGCGGAGCGCTTTCCATTAGAGCGCCGTAAGCATCCGTTTGTATATGAGGAAACGTTCGAGGTGTTAAGTCAGCTAAAAGGGAATTACCAGCTGTTACTTTTAACAAATGGCTCTCCACATTTGCAAAATACGAAGCTTACGATTACGCCTGAAATTAGACCTTACTTTGATCACGTCATCATTTCAGGAGACTTTGGGAGAGGGAAACCAGATCCAGCTATTTTTGAACATGCGCTAGAGAAGTTAGGCATTGAGAAGGAAGAAGCGTTGATGGTCGGTGATAATTTGATGACGGATATTTTAGGTGCAAATCGGGCGGGAATTCGATCAGTTTGGATTAACCGTCACCAAAAGGAGCGTAACGAAGTTATTCCTACATATGAAATTACCCATTTAGAAGAATTGCTAGGAATACTAGCCTAA
- a CDS encoding Cof-type HAD-IIB family hydrolase — protein sequence MEYKMIVLDLDDTLLRDDQTVSPRTKEALMKAQEAGVKVVLASGRPTYGMEWVAEELQLEKYGSFILSFNGAKIINCRTKEELFSSTLSPKTVKHLYELSQRENVGIHTYVGNEIFTEVENPYSDIESDLTGLPVKIVDDFAKAVTEPVVKVLMLEEAEKLAKVEETLQKELEGKLSVMRSKPFFLEFTEAGVTKGTSLHQLITELGIKQEEVIAMGDSYNDLAMIEFAGLGVAMGNAPDDIKEKANYVTDTNMNDGVAKVVEDFILKVASHS from the coding sequence ATGGAATATAAAATGATTGTACTAGATCTTGATGATACATTATTACGTGATGATCAAACCGTTTCCCCCCGCACAAAGGAAGCGTTAATGAAAGCACAAGAAGCAGGTGTGAAGGTTGTTTTAGCTTCTGGCCGCCCGACTTATGGAATGGAATGGGTCGCAGAAGAGCTACAGCTTGAGAAGTATGGAAGCTTTATTCTTTCGTTTAACGGAGCAAAAATTATTAACTGCCGTACGAAAGAAGAGCTATTTAGCAGCACTCTATCTCCTAAAACCGTGAAACACCTATACGAATTAAGTCAGCGTGAAAACGTTGGTATTCATACGTATGTTGGAAATGAAATTTTTACAGAAGTTGAAAATCCTTATAGTGATATTGAAAGCGACTTAACAGGATTACCTGTCAAAATTGTGGACGATTTTGCAAAGGCTGTAACAGAACCCGTGGTAAAAGTTCTAATGCTTGAAGAAGCCGAAAAGCTCGCAAAAGTAGAAGAAACGCTCCAAAAAGAACTAGAAGGCAAACTTAGCGTCATGCGCTCTAAACCGTTTTTCCTTGAATTTACGGAAGCAGGCGTCACAAAAGGTACAAGCCTTCACCAGCTCATTACGGAACTTGGCATTAAGCAAGAAGAAGTAATCGCAATGGGCGATAGCTATAATGACCTTGCGATGATTGAATTCGCTGGTCTTGGTGTCGCAATGGGCAACGCGCCTGATGATATTAAAGAAAAAGCAAACTATGTAACAGATACAAATATGAATGACGGCGTAGCCAAAGTAGTCGAAGACTTTATTTTAAAAGTGGCTTCTCATTCATAA
- a CDS encoding iron-containing alcohol dehydrogenase yields MNTATLAFTPVNHTGWGSSQKLLSIVQEMAPASILVVTDPVLEEIGLVHKVIEPLLQANYHVEVYTDISPEPPLEVGEKLVSFTRSKQVDLVVGIGGGSALDLAKLTAVLSVHEGKVKDYLNLTGTREMTQKGVPKILIPTTSGTGSEVTNISVLSLESTKDVVTHSHLLADIAIVDPELTLSVPARVTAATGVDALTHAIEAYLSTQGNPVTDGLALHAIKLINRSIRTAVADGSNREARSDMSYGSYLAGLAFFNAGVGGVHALAYPLGGQFHLAHGESNAVLLPYVMDYIRSRATKRLADVLQALEPGAVVQSEEEASIQCVELLKQLVHDIGIPTTLREFQIPESAIEPLTNDATKQTRLLARSPMPLEQKDIQAIYTAAFYGQ; encoded by the coding sequence ATGAATACAGCTACGTTAGCATTTACGCCTGTTAATCATACAGGGTGGGGATCAAGTCAAAAGTTGCTTTCGATTGTGCAAGAGATGGCACCAGCGTCCATACTAGTGGTGACTGATCCCGTTTTAGAAGAGATTGGACTCGTACATAAAGTGATCGAACCGCTGTTACAAGCGAACTATCATGTTGAGGTGTATACAGACATTTCCCCTGAGCCACCGCTAGAAGTAGGGGAAAAGCTTGTTTCGTTTACGCGCTCGAAACAGGTTGATCTTGTTGTTGGAATTGGTGGAGGTAGCGCGCTCGATTTAGCAAAGCTCACCGCTGTGTTGTCTGTTCATGAGGGAAAAGTAAAAGACTACCTCAATCTCACAGGAACGAGAGAAATGACGCAAAAAGGGGTTCCAAAAATTTTAATCCCTACAACGTCAGGAACAGGATCTGAAGTGACCAATATATCTGTGCTATCACTTGAGTCGACAAAGGATGTAGTAACGCACTCGCATCTTTTAGCAGACATTGCGATTGTCGATCCTGAGCTGACGCTATCCGTACCGGCACGCGTCACAGCAGCAACGGGAGTGGACGCCCTCACACATGCCATCGAAGCATATTTATCCACACAAGGAAATCCGGTTACAGACGGACTAGCACTACACGCGATTAAGCTCATTAACCGTTCTATCCGAACGGCTGTAGCGGATGGTAGCAACCGTGAAGCAAGAAGTGATATGAGCTACGGAAGCTATCTTGCTGGTCTTGCTTTTTTTAATGCAGGCGTTGGCGGCGTTCATGCGCTCGCATATCCGTTAGGTGGACAATTCCATCTCGCACACGGAGAATCGAATGCTGTTCTACTTCCATATGTAATGGACTATATTCGAAGTCGGGCGACGAAACGATTGGCAGACGTGCTTCAAGCGCTAGAGCCAGGAGCAGTCGTTCAATCTGAAGAAGAAGCGTCTATTCAATGTGTGGAGCTTCTAAAGCAGCTTGTTCACGATATTGGAATACCGACTACGCTTCGTGAGTTTCAAATCCCAGAATCAGCGATTGAGCCGTTGACAAATGATGCGACAAAGCAGACGAGACTATTAGCTCGTAGTCCTATGCCACTTGAACAAAAGGATATTCAAGCCATTTATACAGCTGCGTTTTACGGACAATAA
- a CDS encoding DMT family transporter, which yields MKPIFIGVGAAFFFAFTFVLNRSMELSGGSWIWSASLRYIFMIPFLLVIVLARRNFGALLIEMKRNLLSWIIWSFVGFGLFYGPLCYAAAYSPGWLIAGTWQVTIISGALLAPLFYELRSLDDGVVKIRGGISFRGLSMSLIILLGIAIMQMEQAKELSGVALLLGVIPVLVASFAYPLGNRKMMEVCEGRLDPYQRVLGMTLASLPLWLLLSLYGFIVEGPPTGQQSVQALLVAVSSGVIATVLFFRATDMVRGNMQKLAAVEATQSIEVLFALIGEVFVLSAPLPSLFSWLGMMLVIVGMVLHSYLSNKPVAVSATKGVAQ from the coding sequence ATGAAACCAATCTTCATTGGAGTTGGCGCAGCTTTCTTTTTTGCATTTACCTTTGTATTAAATCGATCAATGGAACTATCAGGAGGCAGTTGGATCTGGAGTGCGTCCTTACGTTACATCTTTATGATTCCTTTTCTACTCGTCATTGTGCTCGCTAGACGGAATTTTGGAGCCCTGTTGATTGAGATGAAAAGAAACCTTCTTTCCTGGATCATATGGAGCTTTGTCGGATTCGGATTGTTTTATGGACCGCTTTGCTATGCCGCTGCTTATTCGCCCGGTTGGCTTATTGCTGGTACATGGCAAGTAACCATCATTTCAGGGGCACTGCTTGCACCGCTCTTTTATGAGCTTCGTTCTTTGGACGACGGAGTAGTAAAAATACGGGGAGGAATTTCCTTTCGAGGGCTTAGTATGTCGCTCATTATTTTGCTAGGGATCGCCATTATGCAAATGGAGCAAGCAAAAGAGTTGTCAGGTGTCGCTCTTTTACTTGGTGTGATTCCTGTTTTGGTAGCATCTTTTGCCTATCCACTTGGAAATCGAAAAATGATGGAGGTTTGCGAGGGGCGTCTGGACCCGTATCAGCGCGTGCTTGGAATGACGCTTGCGAGCCTTCCGCTTTGGCTACTACTTTCTCTATATGGTTTTATAGTCGAAGGTCCACCAACAGGTCAGCAAAGCGTTCAAGCTTTACTAGTAGCGGTATCCTCTGGGGTCATTGCAACGGTTCTATTTTTCCGCGCGACTGATATGGTGAGAGGAAACATGCAGAAGCTTGCAGCTGTTGAAGCTACGCAGTCCATTGAAGTCCTTTTTGCCCTCATTGGAGAAGTATTCGTTCTCTCAGCTCCACTCCCGTCTCTTTTTTCTTGGCTCGGCATGATGCTTGTCATTGTAGGGATGGTACTACACAGCTATTTGTCCAATAAGCCCGTAGCTGTTTCAGCCACTAAAGGCGTTGCACAGTAA
- a CDS encoding GntR family transcriptional regulator, with the protein MKNNHMKPIQRRSLRDEVYETLKKAIITLELAPEQRLYDQELAEQFAVSRTPVREALKRLEDERLVESFPGSYTRVTPLNTKEAEHAFTVVAALHALAARLSCSKLQASDVEKLQRKNEELKQAIQEKDAMRAIEVDEQFHGVFLEAAGNPEISRALQAVIPKVQRLEVSQFSAEGGKQSVHQHEMIISACQNEEYEKVVQLIENNWLSLGKFMTEGR; encoded by the coding sequence ATGAAAAACAATCATATGAAACCGATTCAACGGCGATCACTTCGAGATGAAGTGTACGAAACATTAAAAAAAGCAATTATTACTCTTGAACTCGCTCCAGAACAAAGACTTTACGATCAAGAACTAGCAGAGCAGTTTGCGGTGAGTCGAACACCTGTGAGGGAAGCGTTAAAGCGCTTAGAAGACGAACGGCTTGTCGAATCCTTCCCAGGGTCCTATACCCGTGTTACACCATTAAATACGAAGGAGGCAGAGCACGCTTTTACCGTTGTGGCAGCGCTACATGCACTTGCAGCTAGGCTCTCATGCTCGAAATTACAGGCGAGTGATGTGGAAAAACTTCAAAGAAAAAATGAGGAGCTCAAACAAGCCATTCAAGAGAAAGATGCCATGCGTGCAATTGAAGTAGATGAGCAATTTCACGGTGTGTTTTTAGAAGCGGCAGGAAATCCAGAAATTAGTCGTGCACTTCAAGCAGTCATTCCAAAGGTACAGCGACTAGAAGTATCACAGTTTTCAGCAGAAGGTGGGAAACAGTCCGTACATCAACATGAGATGATCATAAGCGCGTGCCAAAATGAGGAGTATGAAAAAGTGGTTCAGCTAATCGAAAACAACTGGCTTAGCTTGGGCAAGTTTATGACAGAAGGGAGATGA
- a CDS encoding Cof-type HAD-IIB family hydrolase, translated as MMEKTKKDIKLIALDMDGTLLNNEGEISEGNRTAIAKAQEKGIYVVLSTGRSITTCRHFAKSLKLTSYIITVNGSEIWDSNDQLIERNTLSSNHIETMHSLTNTHNTHFWAVTTDKVWRGEFPENITDHEWLKYGFDVQDDEIRKVILDELTQNPELEVSNSSPTNIEVNAVGINKAKALETISEKLGITLDNVMAMGDSLNDLAMIKAAGVGVAMGNAQDLVKEEANWVTATNVEDGVAKAIEHWAL; from the coding sequence ATGATGGAAAAAACAAAAAAAGACATTAAACTGATCGCATTGGATATGGATGGAACGCTTTTAAATAACGAAGGTGAGATTTCAGAAGGAAACCGAACAGCGATTGCAAAAGCACAGGAAAAAGGGATTTATGTGGTTCTTAGTACCGGGAGATCTATTACAACGTGTCGACATTTCGCGAAATCATTGAAACTTACCTCTTACATAATTACGGTTAACGGTAGTGAGATTTGGGACAGCAACGATCAGTTAATTGAACGAAACACACTGTCTAGCAATCATATTGAAACGATGCATAGCTTAACCAACACGCACAATACGCATTTTTGGGCCGTAACAACGGACAAAGTATGGCGCGGAGAATTTCCGGAGAACATTACGGATCATGAATGGTTAAAATATGGTTTTGACGTACAGGACGATGAGATTCGAAAAGTCATTTTAGATGAACTCACACAAAACCCTGAGCTAGAAGTGAGTAATTCTAGTCCAACAAATATTGAAGTCAACGCAGTCGGAATTAATAAAGCGAAGGCACTTGAAACAATTAGCGAAAAGCTAGGCATTACGCTTGATAATGTGATGGCGATGGGCGACAGCTTAAATGACCTTGCCATGATCAAAGCTGCCGGCGTGGGCGTTGCGATGGGAAATGCCCAAGATCTTGTTAAAGAAGAAGCAAATTGGGTAACCGCAACAAACGTAGAAGACGGAGTAGCAAAGGCAATTGAGCACTGGGCGCTATAA
- a CDS encoding S8 family serine peptidase, translating to MNKKKTAITALSVASVVAMSTAAHAAPAADHQAKAHSLKLDANGKTIVKGKAYGQNDKVRVIVELSSAPAITYAKAEGKKYSDLSKTTQKSLQQKVSAQQKSIKANIKKNGVNVQYLGSFDTIFNGFSGNVKFGDIKKIEGLAGVAKVHVVNEYKRPTEKPDMITSKELVQAQQTWGDYGYKGEGMVVGVIDTGIDPSHHDMTLTTTKGEKLTKSVIDADIKKDQLKGKFYTDKVPYGYNYADNNDNILDEGPDATMHGMHVSGTVGANGDEKAGGIKGVAPEAQLLALKVFSNDPGNPSTYGDIYVKAIDDAIKLGADVLNMSLGSTASFVAEDDPEQQAITNAVNNGVFMSISAGNSAYFGHGYQTPYAANPDTGVVGAPGLTPSSLQVASLENSHIQLDSLTVNAEGEEPFKIGWQKQSAPNPLDVFHQEEKEVVYVGDGQPDKYEGKDVKGKIVFVTRDGSYFYSNIQKQAEAAGAAGVIVRGTVAHGDYVNMALDNPKLPMASVSIKDGNALKALFEKGKTVKVSFNGSMITIPNNTASQMSDFTSWGVTPNLDFKPEITAPGGKIYSTFNDNKYGVMSGTSMAAPHVAGGAALVLERVDKEFKPKHNADRVLLAKNLLMNTSAPVVDKSATNVAQKWTNFYSPRREGAGLMQLHAAVSTPVVVTEKTSGVGKVALKEITKDKVSFTLVAKNISKRDVEYDVASSLQTDLVLKGKDGINHNEMEAQPLQGATVKVNNAATSKVKLKAGQSQTVNVTVDLTGAKVADPADLTKSLPADQVFPNGYFVDGFVRFVSTAGTDGDPTLTVPFVGFKGDWNKAPILDASIYDDNYFYGMEALIDKDENVLGASLAKENEYLKDKIAFSPNGDESQDEVIPQLTLLRNAKKLEFSITDKSGKVLRTLRTETDIPKNYYDGGSGDPAYVFKQAMWDGKLNNVVAKDGEYVYQVKAYLDYANKAPQVFKFPVKIDTKVPTLSASYDSGKLSFKAADAGVGVNAIDILVDGKSVLKAPLSGDATSYVFETKPEAGQTVEVAALDYAGNAVSREVSLVKDTGKPSVFITAPGALDVVDKSQAVFSGYIQDESKIQSFTLNGQQVELKWNDEKKQFDFSHAMTFKDGVQVVKVAAEDLSGNVSKFERSIVVDATAPKLELQGKVPTSVGKNVKSAKLSVKLSDNYDEIRFRVNGNETYAHEFKEPYAMRPFAHTETINVPLIPGKNTFLLEVEDLAGHVTKKTVSITRASK from the coding sequence GTGAATAAAAAGAAAACAGCTATTACTGCACTTTCCGTTGCGTCTGTTGTCGCAATGTCTACGGCGGCTCATGCGGCACCGGCGGCTGATCATCAAGCAAAGGCACATTCTCTAAAATTAGATGCGAATGGGAAAACAATTGTAAAAGGAAAGGCTTACGGCCAAAACGATAAAGTGCGCGTAATTGTGGAGCTGTCATCAGCACCAGCCATTACATATGCAAAAGCAGAAGGGAAAAAGTATTCTGATTTAAGTAAAACGACGCAAAAAAGCCTTCAGCAAAAAGTGTCCGCACAACAAAAAAGCATTAAAGCCAACATTAAAAAGAACGGCGTAAACGTTCAATACCTTGGTAGCTTTGACACGATTTTTAATGGTTTCAGTGGAAATGTGAAATTCGGCGACATTAAAAAGATTGAGGGACTTGCAGGCGTTGCAAAAGTTCACGTTGTAAATGAGTACAAGCGTCCAACAGAAAAACCGGACATGATTACGAGTAAAGAACTTGTACAAGCACAGCAAACGTGGGGAGATTATGGATATAAAGGTGAGGGAATGGTTGTCGGTGTCATTGATACGGGAATCGATCCGTCTCACCACGACATGACGTTGACGACGACAAAAGGGGAAAAGCTGACGAAAAGCGTAATTGATGCAGATATCAAAAAAGATCAGCTTAAAGGGAAGTTCTATACGGACAAAGTTCCTTACGGTTATAACTATGCTGACAACAACGATAACATTCTTGACGAAGGTCCTGACGCAACGATGCATGGCATGCACGTATCTGGAACAGTTGGTGCAAACGGCGATGAGAAAGCTGGAGGCATTAAAGGTGTGGCACCTGAAGCACAGCTTTTAGCGCTTAAGGTGTTCAGTAATGATCCAGGAAACCCGTCAACATACGGAGATATTTACGTCAAAGCAATTGACGATGCAATCAAGCTTGGCGCAGACGTATTAAATATGAGCTTAGGTTCAACGGCTTCATTCGTAGCAGAAGATGATCCAGAGCAACAAGCCATTACAAATGCCGTGAATAACGGTGTATTTATGTCTATTTCTGCGGGGAATTCTGCTTACTTCGGTCACGGCTATCAAACTCCTTACGCAGCGAACCCAGACACTGGAGTTGTAGGAGCACCAGGTTTAACGCCTTCATCTCTACAAGTAGCGTCTCTAGAAAACTCGCATATTCAGCTTGATAGCTTAACAGTGAATGCAGAGGGCGAAGAGCCGTTTAAAATTGGCTGGCAGAAGCAATCCGCACCAAATCCACTTGATGTGTTCCATCAAGAAGAAAAAGAAGTGGTATACGTTGGTGATGGACAGCCTGACAAATACGAAGGAAAAGACGTAAAAGGGAAAATCGTGTTCGTTACTCGTGATGGCAGCTACTTCTACTCAAATATTCAAAAACAGGCGGAAGCAGCTGGTGCAGCAGGAGTTATCGTGCGTGGTACAGTGGCACACGGAGACTACGTAAATATGGCGCTTGATAACCCTAAGCTTCCAATGGCGAGCGTTAGCATCAAAGATGGAAACGCATTAAAAGCATTATTTGAAAAAGGGAAAACAGTAAAAGTATCGTTTAATGGTTCTATGATTACAATTCCTAATAATACGGCAAGCCAAATGTCTGATTTTACGTCTTGGGGCGTTACGCCAAACCTTGACTTCAAACCAGAAATTACGGCACCGGGTGGAAAGATTTATTCAACATTTAATGATAACAAATACGGTGTCATGAGCGGTACGTCAATGGCAGCACCACACGTTGCGGGTGGAGCAGCGCTCGTACTTGAACGCGTAGACAAGGAATTTAAGCCGAAGCATAATGCAGATCGCGTATTGCTTGCGAAAAACTTATTAATGAACACATCTGCACCTGTTGTGGATAAAAGCGCAACAAACGTTGCTCAAAAATGGACAAACTTCTACTCACCACGTCGTGAAGGAGCAGGATTAATGCAGCTTCATGCAGCTGTTTCTACTCCAGTTGTAGTAACAGAGAAAACAAGCGGAGTCGGAAAAGTAGCATTGAAAGAAATTACAAAGGATAAAGTATCATTTACGCTTGTAGCGAAAAACATTAGCAAACGTGACGTTGAATATGATGTTGCTTCTAGTCTGCAAACAGACCTAGTACTAAAAGGAAAAGATGGCATTAATCATAATGAAATGGAAGCACAGCCACTTCAAGGTGCTACCGTAAAAGTGAACAATGCTGCAACATCAAAAGTGAAGTTAAAAGCGGGTCAGTCGCAAACCGTTAACGTCACAGTTGACTTAACAGGTGCGAAAGTTGCCGATCCAGCAGATTTAACAAAATCATTGCCGGCTGATCAAGTATTCCCGAACGGCTATTTCGTAGATGGATTTGTCCGTTTTGTTAGCACAGCAGGTACAGATGGTGACCCAACACTTACGGTTCCATTTGTAGGCTTTAAAGGTGACTGGAATAAGGCTCCGATCTTAGATGCTAGTATTTATGATGATAACTATTTCTACGGCATGGAGGCACTTATTGATAAAGATGAGAACGTTCTTGGTGCGAGCTTAGCAAAAGAGAATGAGTATCTGAAAGATAAAATTGCCTTCTCACCAAACGGCGATGAATCACAAGATGAGGTCATTCCTCAGTTAACACTTTTACGTAATGCGAAGAAGCTTGAATTCTCTATTACAGATAAGAGCGGCAAAGTACTTCGTACGCTACGTACGGAAACAGATATTCCGAAAAACTACTACGACGGTGGTTCAGGAGACCCAGCATATGTCTTTAAGCAAGCGATGTGGGATGGAAAATTAAATAACGTAGTTGCAAAAGACGGCGAATATGTCTATCAAGTAAAAGCGTACTTAGATTACGCAAACAAAGCACCTCAAGTATTCAAGTTCCCAGTGAAGATTGATACGAAGGTGCCAACATTAAGTGCGTCATACGACAGTGGTAAGCTATCATTTAAAGCGGCAGATGCGGGTGTTGGTGTAAACGCTATTGATATTTTAGTAGACGGAAAATCTGTATTAAAAGCTCCTCTTTCTGGTGATGCAACGTCGTATGTATTTGAAACAAAACCAGAAGCGGGACAAACAGTAGAAGTGGCTGCTCTTGACTATGCAGGAAACGCAGTCTCAAGAGAGGTAAGTCTTGTTAAGGATACAGGAAAACCATCTGTCTTTATCACAGCACCAGGTGCGCTTGATGTGGTAGACAAGTCTCAAGCTGTTTTCAGCGGTTACATTCAAGATGAGTCAAAAATCCAATCGTTTACGCTAAACGGTCAGCAAGTAGAGCTAAAATGGAACGATGAGAAAAAACAATTTGATTTTAGCCATGCGATGACCTTTAAAGACGGTGTACAAGTTGTAAAAGTAGCGGCAGAGGACTTATCTGGAAACGTATCAAAATTTGAACGTTCCATTGTCGTAGATGCTACTGCACCTAAATTAGAGCTTCAGGGGAAAGTTCCAACATCTGTTGGGAAAAACGTAAAAAGTGCGAAGCTATCTGTTAAACTATCAGATAACTATGATGAAATTCGTTTCCGTGTAAATGGAAATGAAACATACGCTCATGAGTTTAAAGAGCCGTATGCAATGCGCCCATTTGCACATACAGAAACAATCAACGTTCCGTTAATTCCAGGGAAAAATACGTTCTTATTAGAAGTAGAAGACCTTGCAGGCCACGTAACGAAGAAAACTGTTTCCATTACAAGAGCGTCCAAATAA
- a CDS encoding L,D-transpeptidase family protein, whose product MFKKWFICFIVTFVFLCGFSSVSNAASGNQLIIINKAKNQLAFYENNKLVKMFSVATGRKASYTPEGRFKVVNKIVNRPYYKGNIRGGDSRNPLGNRWLGINARGTWGTTYAIHGNNNTSSIGKYVSSGCIRMYNQEVQWLYSKVKVNTPVIITTSNKSFGGIAASNGIKVAGEETAPVAVITIGSTLKKGSRGTEVKKLQQLLTSQGYSTNGIDGIFGSGTDRAVRLFQKTHHLSVDGIVGANTYKALQQR is encoded by the coding sequence TTGTTTAAAAAATGGTTTATTTGTTTTATTGTCACCTTTGTTTTTTTGTGTGGATTCAGCTCCGTGTCAAATGCGGCCTCAGGAAATCAGCTTATTATTATTAACAAAGCTAAAAACCAGCTGGCATTTTATGAAAATAATAAGCTCGTAAAAATGTTTAGCGTCGCAACAGGAAGAAAAGCCTCTTATACACCAGAGGGGCGTTTTAAGGTTGTAAATAAAATTGTGAACAGACCTTACTATAAGGGAAATATTCGCGGCGGAGACTCTCGCAATCCGCTCGGCAATCGCTGGTTGGGGATCAATGCGCGTGGAACTTGGGGAACGACCTATGCCATTCATGGAAACAATAATACAAGTTCAATCGGAAAGTACGTAAGCAGCGGCTGCATTCGCATGTACAATCAGGAAGTACAGTGGTTATATAGCAAAGTTAAAGTGAATACGCCTGTTATTATTACCACTTCTAACAAAAGTTTTGGTGGCATTGCCGCTTCTAATGGTATTAAAGTTGCTGGTGAAGAAACGGCACCTGTCGCCGTCATAACGATTGGGTCAACGCTGAAAAAAGGAAGCCGCGGCACTGAGGTGAAAAAGCTTCAGCAGTTACTCACTTCACAAGGTTACTCAACCAACGGTATTGATGGTATATTCGGAAGCGGAACAGACCGCGCTGTACGGCTGTTCCAAAAGACCCACCACCTTTCTGTCGATGGAATTGTAGGAGCCAATACGTACAAGGCCTTACAACAGCGCTAA